One Nostoc sp. UHCC 0302 DNA window includes the following coding sequences:
- a CDS encoding GAF domain-containing protein: MTSSTDEDLRVSRKDENLLHRITNRIRRSLELEEIIAVTAAEVRSLLRTDRVMIYKFHADGSGQVIAESIYQNRLPSLLGLNFPADDIPSHARELFIKSRLRSVVNVDTQEIGQVHLCELENGEIITEEIRYRPVDRCHVEYLTAMGVKSSVVAPIIYQDVLWGLLVSHHSESYQISEYDLQAMQMVVDQLSVAIAQSTLLTQAREKAAREAVISRIATLLHSLPTIVLQPALEAAVTALDGIGGRLCIRNDALNLHNGNVQSLAECLIPGNNCITLYTCGQQPVMPEQTIYPLIEQYSVWQEQYKSTNCDVWAISDIYQTSSLRTLQVAFQPTKIRSLLMIPLHYRQQLLGYLSIFRNEIDTETLWAGQYDSDQRQLYPRLSFEVWREYKKAQARKWTDEEIELARELGKHFASAIQQFELYQQVQTFNDNLEKQVKKRTVELQRTAEQQQAVFKVIAEIRESLDTDTIFQTTTKEVCQLIKADRVSVYRFSSDWGGEFVGDYEAASPYWSNESELGINTVWNDTYLQETQGGRYRNNETFAVDDIHTMGFAQCHIDNLEQFQIHAFVLAPIFVGQKLWGLLATYQHTGPRQWKASEVNFLSQIAAQMGVALQQAGLLTQTKQQALDLQQAAEQQQILFAVVAKIRESLDLETVFAATVREARRSLNADRVVVYRFDPNSEFDEGEIVSEDLLPEFTSALTLKIQDNCFKKKYLALYRQGRVHAIADIHKHELNPCYVQMLEQLEIKANLVLPLANGNDLWGLLCIHQCKQPRKWQPSEIQFTTQVAAQLSVAIEQAELLSQTEQQAFDLRQAAAQQQVLFEVVAKIRESLDLKAIFQTTTQEICKSLEADRVAIYRFDPDWSGEFIAEFVGEDWVKLVTEEKNTVWPDTYLQETQGGRYRHNETFAVDDIYQAGHSQCHLVLLEKCQVRAYAIAPIFFGQQLWGLLAAYQNSAPRHWEASEIKFLAQIANQLGVALQQTQLLNQTKEQTQKLSQALHDLQQTQTQLIQNEKMSSLGQLVAGIAHEINNPLNFIYGNINHVSEYAQDLLSILDLYHQQCSNPSPEIQQLSEEIDLEFATEDLPKTLSSMKIGIDRIRQIVLGLRNFSRLDQAEMKPVDIHEGIDSTLLILQHRLKARPESPAIQLVKEYGNLPLVECYAGPLNQVFMNVLSNAIDALEDFRGSNSEPHSSQITICTVTGELEGNIKSVVIRIIDNGPGISETVRARICDPFFTTKPVGKGTGLGLSISYQIVVDKHGGIFKCNSQPGLGTEFWIEIPIKQVTQTALSAE, encoded by the coding sequence ATGACCTCAAGTACAGATGAAGACTTGCGAGTGAGTCGTAAAGATGAAAATTTACTACACCGGATTACTAACCGTATCCGACGAAGCTTAGAGTTAGAAGAGATTATCGCAGTCACAGCAGCAGAAGTGCGATCGCTACTGCGAACTGACCGAGTGATGATCTACAAATTTCATGCTGATGGCAGCGGTCAGGTCATTGCTGAATCCATTTATCAGAATAGGTTACCGTCTCTACTAGGGCTAAATTTCCCTGCCGATGACATTCCATCCCACGCCCGCGAACTGTTTATCAAATCACGGTTACGTTCTGTTGTCAACGTTGATACTCAAGAAATTGGTCAAGTTCACCTTTGTGAATTAGAAAATGGAGAAATCATAACAGAGGAGATACGTTATCGCCCTGTAGATCGTTGTCATGTTGAATACTTGACGGCAATGGGGGTTAAGTCCTCTGTAGTCGCACCCATTATTTATCAAGATGTACTTTGGGGGCTGCTAGTATCACACCATTCTGAGTCATATCAGATTTCAGAATATGACTTGCAAGCGATGCAGATGGTGGTTGATCAACTGTCAGTAGCGATCGCTCAAAGTACTCTTCTCACCCAAGCTCGCGAAAAAGCTGCAAGAGAAGCCGTAATTAGCCGCATTGCTACTTTACTGCATTCATTGCCGACAATTGTACTACAGCCTGCTTTAGAAGCAGCTGTTACAGCTCTAGATGGTATTGGTGGTAGGCTTTGTATTAGAAATGATGCCTTAAATCTTCACAATGGCAACGTTCAGAGCTTAGCAGAATGTCTAATTCCAGGAAACAATTGCATCACCCTTTATACTTGTGGGCAGCAACCTGTGATGCCAGAACAAACTATATATCCATTGATAGAGCAGTATAGCGTTTGGCAAGAACAGTACAAGTCTACTAACTGTGATGTTTGGGCAATCTCAGACATTTATCAAACTTCAAGTTTACGAACTTTACAAGTTGCTTTCCAACCAACTAAAATTCGTAGTCTGTTGATGATTCCACTTCACTATCGTCAGCAGTTGCTGGGTTACTTAAGTATTTTCCGCAATGAAATAGATACAGAAACCCTATGGGCAGGGCAGTATGACAGTGATCAAAGGCAATTGTATCCCCGTCTATCCTTTGAGGTTTGGCGAGAATACAAGAAAGCTCAAGCTCGCAAATGGACAGACGAAGAGATTGAACTCGCTAGAGAACTCGGAAAACACTTTGCCTCAGCAATACAGCAGTTTGAACTATACCAGCAAGTACAAACTTTTAACGATAATTTAGAAAAACAAGTCAAAAAGCGCACAGTTGAACTGCAACGCACAGCTGAACAACAACAAGCTGTATTTAAAGTTATTGCTGAAATTCGCGAATCTCTGGACACAGATACTATTTTTCAAACAACTACTAAAGAGGTTTGTCAATTAATTAAAGCTGATCGGGTTTCTGTTTATCGCTTCAGTTCTGATTGGGGTGGTGAATTTGTCGGCGATTATGAGGCTGCTAGCCCGTACTGGTCAAATGAATCTGAACTAGGTATTAATACAGTTTGGAATGACACCTATTTACAAGAAACACAAGGAGGGCGTTATCGCAACAACGAAACATTTGCAGTAGATGACATCCACACGATGGGTTTTGCTCAGTGTCATATCGACAATTTAGAGCAGTTTCAAATTCACGCTTTTGTGCTTGCTCCTATCTTTGTTGGGCAAAAACTTTGGGGTTTGCTAGCTACTTATCAACATACTGGGCCTCGTCAATGGAAAGCCTCAGAAGTTAATTTTCTGAGCCAGATTGCGGCTCAAATGGGGGTAGCACTCCAACAAGCTGGATTACTCACGCAAACAAAGCAACAGGCATTAGATTTGCAACAAGCGGCAGAACAACAACAAATATTGTTTGCAGTTGTTGCCAAAATTCGGGAATCTCTTGACCTAGAGACAGTTTTTGCAGCAACTGTACGTGAAGCTCGTCGCTCTTTGAATGCTGATCGAGTTGTAGTGTATCGCTTTGACCCTAATTCTGAATTTGATGAGGGTGAAATTGTTTCAGAGGATCTTTTACCAGAATTTACTTCTGCTTTAACCTTAAAAATTCAAGACAACTGTTTTAAGAAAAAGTATCTTGCTCTCTATCGTCAGGGAAGGGTTCATGCGATCGCTGACATACACAAACATGAACTCAACCCATGTTACGTTCAAATGCTCGAGCAACTTGAAATCAAAGCTAATTTAGTTTTGCCATTAGCTAATGGCAATGACCTCTGGGGTTTGTTGTGCATTCACCAATGCAAGCAACCTCGTAAATGGCAACCCTCAGAAATTCAGTTTACTACCCAAGTTGCTGCACAGCTTTCTGTAGCAATAGAACAAGCCGAATTACTTTCCCAAACTGAGCAGCAAGCTTTTGATTTGCGACAAGCAGCAGCACAACAACAGGTATTGTTTGAAGTGGTTGCAAAAATTCGGGAATCTCTTGATTTAAAGGCGATTTTTCAAACCACCACTCAGGAAATTTGCAAATCCCTAGAAGCAGATCGTGTAGCTATTTACCGCTTTGATCCCGATTGGAGTGGTGAATTTATTGCTGAGTTTGTGGGTGAGGATTGGGTGAAGCTAGTAACTGAGGAAAAAAATACAGTTTGGCCAGATACTTATTTACAGGAAACCCAAGGTGGACGATATCGTCACAATGAAACCTTTGCAGTGGATGATATTTATCAAGCTGGTCATTCTCAGTGTCATTTAGTATTGCTGGAAAAATGTCAAGTAAGAGCATATGCGATCGCCCCAATATTTTTTGGACAACAGCTTTGGGGTTTACTGGCAGCTTACCAAAACTCTGCACCCCGCCACTGGGAAGCCTCAGAAATTAAGTTTCTCGCTCAAATTGCCAATCAGCTTGGGGTTGCACTTCAACAAACGCAATTGCTTAACCAGACTAAAGAGCAGACACAAAAGTTAAGTCAAGCTCTACATGATTTACAACAAACTCAAACCCAATTGATTCAAAATGAGAAAATGTCCTCACTGGGACAATTGGTAGCTGGCATTGCCCACGAAATTAACAACCCTCTAAACTTTATTTATGGCAACATCAATCATGTCAGCGAATACGCCCAAGATTTGCTAAGTATATTGGATTTGTATCACCAGCAATGTTCCAACCCCAGCCCGGAAATTCAACAACTTTCTGAAGAGATAGATTTGGAATTTGCCACTGAAGATTTGCCCAAAACTTTATCTTCCATGAAAATTGGCATTGATCGCATCCGTCAGATTGTCTTAGGTTTACGGAATTTCTCTCGTCTCGATCAGGCCGAAATGAAGCCAGTAGATATCCACGAGGGTATTGATAGCACCTTACTAATTTTGCAGCATCGTTTAAAAGCAAGACCGGAAAGTCCAGCGATTCAGTTGGTGAAGGAATACGGTAACCTTCCCTTGGTAGAGTGCTATGCTGGGCCGCTAAATCAGGTATTTATGAATGTTTTGAGTAATGCGATCGATGCTCTAGAAGATTTTAGGGGATCTAATTCAGAACCTCATAGTAGTCAAATTACTATCTGTACTGTCACTGGAGAGCTTGAAGGCAATATCAAAAGCGTGGTAATTCGCATTATAGACAATGGCCCAGGAATATCCGAAACTGTTAGGGCAAGAATCTGCGACCCATTTTTTACTACTAAGCCAGTCGGAAAAGGCACTGGGTTAGGCTTATCAATTAGTTACCAAATTGTTGTGGATAAACACGGTGGTATTTTTAAATGTAACTCCCAGCCGGGGTTAGGTACAGAATTTTGGATTGAAATTCCAATTAAACAAGTCACCCAAACAGCACTAAGCGCTGAATGA
- the dnaN gene encoding DNA polymerase III subunit beta — protein MKLVCAQSDLSTNLSLVSRAVPSRPTHPVLANVLLQADAQTNQVSLTAFDLSLGIRTSFNAEVWEGGAIALPAKLLLDITSRLAEGEITLDDESAATSSTEGLTVTLTPKSGHYQVRAMGAEEFPELPIIENAEVLHLTAAALIEGLRGSLFATSADETKQVLTGVHLTVKQDTLEFAATDGHRLAVVETTNERPLGGSNSVEVTVPARALRELQRLLAHSSSSDEPIALYFDPGQVVFSWQNQRLTSRTLEGQYPTYRQLIPRQFERQVTIERRQFLTTLERIAVLADQKNNIVKLSIDGEAQEITLSCEAQDVGSGRESMPAQISGENIEIAFNIKYLMEGLKELPSSEIQIHLNQSLTPVIFTPLGGLKMTYLAMPVQIRN, from the coding sequence ATGAAATTAGTTTGCGCCCAAAGCGACCTCAGTACAAATCTCTCACTCGTCAGTCGTGCTGTACCTTCACGACCGACTCATCCGGTACTTGCTAATGTGCTGTTACAAGCGGATGCTCAAACTAACCAAGTAAGCTTAACAGCCTTTGATCTCAGCTTGGGTATTCGCACAAGTTTTAACGCTGAAGTATGGGAAGGGGGAGCGATCGCACTTCCTGCTAAGTTACTTCTAGATATTACCTCTCGTCTTGCAGAAGGAGAAATCACTCTAGACGATGAATCAGCTGCAACATCTAGCACAGAAGGTTTAACTGTTACACTCACACCGAAAAGTGGGCATTATCAGGTGCGAGCAATGGGGGCTGAAGAGTTTCCCGAACTACCTATAATTGAGAATGCTGAAGTACTGCATCTTACCGCCGCGGCGCTAATTGAAGGATTACGGGGTTCATTGTTTGCTACAAGTGCCGATGAAACTAAGCAAGTACTCACTGGCGTGCATTTAACAGTTAAACAAGATACCTTGGAATTTGCAGCTACGGATGGGCATCGTCTAGCAGTAGTAGAAACTACTAACGAGCGTCCGCTGGGTGGGAGTAATTCAGTAGAAGTGACAGTACCAGCTAGAGCATTACGCGAACTACAGCGGTTGCTGGCTCATAGCTCCTCATCAGATGAACCCATAGCCTTATATTTCGATCCAGGCCAGGTTGTATTTTCATGGCAAAATCAACGCTTGACTAGCCGCACATTAGAAGGGCAATATCCTACCTATAGACAACTGATCCCACGTCAATTTGAGCGACAAGTGACAATTGAGCGGCGACAATTCCTAACTACTTTAGAGCGAATTGCTGTGCTAGCTGATCAGAAAAATAATATTGTCAAGCTGAGCATTGACGGCGAAGCTCAGGAAATTACCTTATCTTGTGAAGCTCAAGATGTAGGCAGTGGTAGAGAGTCAATGCCGGCTCAGATTTCTGGTGAAAATATAGAAATTGCCTTTAACATTAAATATTTGATGGAAGGTTTGAAAGAGTTACCATCTTCAGAAATTCAAATACATCTGAATCAAAGCTTAACTCCAGTGATTTTTACACCACTGGGTGGTTTGAAAATGACTTATTTGGCTATGCCTGTACAAATTAGAAATTAG
- a CDS encoding transposase family protein, translated as MILDYIQKYPLRTKQILGISYEQLQSLLNCALKRNRYIKAKQESHKIRINAAGGGRPEKLSTEEQVCLCLFYLRQMPTFQVLGMLFGVSKTEANDTFHDWIPILRDILPASLLEQVSNNESDLLFVQEVLTNFRLLVDSLEQPIYRDSDQKEQQKYFSGKKRQHTLKSLIIGIPEGKDIVEVEVGVPGPTADIKLFRQSQNKFDKSQPFSGDKGFQGGENITTPHKKKPKRELTQQQKDENKALSSNRIFIEHLIRLLKIFRIASQRFRLKLETYEQIILTVCGLVRLRIGSLVLPT; from the coding sequence ATGATTTTAGATTATATACAAAAGTATCCACTACGAACAAAACAGATTTTAGGGATTAGTTACGAACAATTGCAATCACTGCTAAATTGCGCCTTAAAACGAAATCGATACATCAAAGCTAAACAAGAGAGTCATAAAATTAGAATTAATGCGGCTGGTGGTGGTCGTCCCGAAAAGTTATCAACCGAAGAACAAGTATGTTTATGTCTATTTTATCTAAGACAGATGCCAACATTCCAAGTATTAGGAATGCTATTTGGTGTTTCCAAAACCGAAGCTAATGATACATTTCACGACTGGATACCAATTCTTCGTGATATATTACCTGCTAGTTTATTAGAACAAGTATCAAATAATGAAAGTGATTTACTATTTGTTCAAGAAGTATTAACAAATTTTAGGCTATTAGTCGATAGCTTAGAACAGCCAATATATAGGGATTCTGACCAAAAAGAGCAACAGAAATATTTTTCTGGAAAGAAGAGACAACATACATTAAAAAGTCTGATAATTGGCATACCAGAAGGCAAAGATATTGTAGAGGTAGAAGTAGGTGTTCCTGGGCCAACAGCAGATATAAAATTGTTTCGTCAATCTCAAAATAAATTTGATAAATCTCAACCCTTTTCAGGTGATAAAGGCTTTCAAGGAGGTGAGAATATCACTACTCCTCATAAAAAGAAACCAAAACGAGAATTAACTCAACAGCAAAAAGATGAAAATAAGGCTTTATCTAGTAATCGGATATTCATTGAACATTTGATTCGATTACTTAAAATATTCCGCATAGCCTCACAAAGATTTCGCTTAAAGCTTGAGACGTATGAGCAGATTATTTTAACAGTTTGCGGATTAGTTAGGTTAAGAATTGGTAGCTTAGTTCTGCCAACTTAG
- a CDS encoding PIN domain-containing protein, whose translation MRISDALGGVSCLFLDTAPVIYFVERNPQFVDLVDPIFDRLEADITAVASGITLSECLVGAIRLGLVDLEQAFVDVLQQDEVVFVDINASIARQAARIRVHYNLQLPDALQVAAALMAGCETFLTNDTALKRVMELKVLVVGELSVE comes from the coding sequence ATGAGGATTAGTGATGCGTTAGGTGGAGTTTCTTGCTTATTTCTCGATACAGCACCCGTCATTTATTTCGTAGAACGCAATCCGCAGTTTGTGGATTTAGTCGATCCAATTTTTGATCGGTTAGAAGCTGACATTACAGCAGTAGCATCTGGAATAACGCTATCAGAGTGTTTGGTGGGTGCTATACGTCTGGGGTTAGTGGATTTAGAGCAGGCTTTTGTCGATGTGTTGCAACAAGATGAAGTAGTTTTTGTGGATATTAATGCTAGTATTGCGCGACAAGCTGCGAGAATTCGGGTGCATTATAACCTTCAATTACCCGATGCGTTGCAGGTGGCGGCGGCTTTAATGGCTGGTTGTGAGACATTTTTGACCAATGATACAGCTTTGAAGCGGGTGATGGAGTTGAAGGTTTTAGTGGTGGGTGAGTTGTCGGTGGAGTGA
- the dnaA gene encoding chromosomal replication initiator protein DnaA — MEMPIESLWSQVLERLQLELSRPTFETWIKTASAERLENNCLVICTPNPFARNWLQKYYINTIAHVVQDILGHPVGIYITVAQGDEVSHLSERGVSGELPIQNNTTEVIHNNSQKTTDLNSKYVFSRFVVGANNRMAHAASLAVAESPGREFNPLFLCGGVGLGKTHLMQAIGHYRWEICPDCKIFYVSTEQFTNDLITAIRKDSMQTFREHYRAADVLLVDDIQFLEGKEYTQEEFFHTFNTLHEAGKQVVIASDRPPNQIPSLQERLCSRFSMGLIADIQPPDLETRMAILQKKAEYENIRLPRDVIEYIASNYTSNIRELEGALIRALAYVSIWGLPMNVENITPILEPPSEKVESTPEVILTVITNAFDISIDDLKSNSRRREISWARQIGMYLMRQHTDLSFPRIGEEFGGKDHTTVMYSCDKIAQLRESDRALSETLRQLGDRINMTSRSQKSS; from the coding sequence ATGGAAATGCCCATAGAAAGTCTGTGGAGTCAAGTATTAGAGCGCTTACAGCTAGAACTATCTCGACCCACCTTTGAAACTTGGATTAAAACTGCTAGTGCGGAGCGATTAGAAAATAATTGCTTGGTGATATGTACTCCTAACCCATTTGCGCGTAATTGGTTACAGAAATATTACATCAATACAATTGCTCATGTAGTACAAGATATTCTCGGTCATCCTGTAGGGATTTACATTACTGTTGCTCAAGGTGATGAAGTATCTCATCTTAGTGAAAGAGGGGTTTCTGGGGAATTACCAATTCAAAACAATACTACCGAAGTTATTCATAACAACAGTCAAAAAACTACTGACTTAAATTCTAAATATGTATTTTCGCGATTTGTAGTTGGTGCTAACAATCGTATGGCTCATGCTGCTTCCTTAGCAGTGGCTGAATCTCCAGGAAGAGAGTTTAATCCTTTATTTTTATGTGGTGGTGTAGGTTTAGGCAAAACTCACTTAATGCAAGCTATTGGTCATTACCGCTGGGAAATTTGTCCTGATTGTAAAATATTTTATGTTTCTACCGAGCAATTTACTAATGACTTAATTACAGCCATCCGCAAGGATAGTATGCAAACTTTCCGCGAGCATTACCGAGCTGCTGATGTTTTGTTAGTGGATGATATTCAGTTTCTAGAGGGAAAAGAGTACACCCAAGAAGAATTTTTTCATACTTTTAATACTTTACATGAAGCAGGTAAACAAGTCGTCATTGCTTCTGATCGTCCTCCTAACCAGATTCCTAGTTTACAAGAACGTCTTTGTTCTCGGTTTTCTATGGGGTTAATCGCAGATATTCAACCCCCAGATTTAGAAACTAGAATGGCAATTTTACAGAAAAAAGCTGAGTACGAAAATATTCGTCTTCCGCGCGATGTAATTGAGTATATTGCTTCTAACTATACTTCTAATATTCGAGAACTAGAAGGAGCCTTAATTCGCGCCCTAGCTTATGTTTCTATTTGGGGTTTGCCGATGAATGTAGAAAATATCACACCTATTTTAGAGCCACCCAGCGAGAAAGTAGAATCTACTCCAGAAGTAATTTTGACAGTTATTACAAATGCTTTTGATATTTCAATTGATGACCTCAAAAGCAACTCGCGACGCCGAGAAATTAGCTGGGCGCGGCAAATAGGAATGTATTTAATGCGCCAACATACAGATTTGAGTTTCCCTAGAATTGGGGAGGAGTTTGGTGGTAAAGACCATACAACAGTAATGTATAGTTGTGACAAAATTGCCCAACTCCGGGAAAGCGATCGCGCTTTATCAGAAACTCTACGACAACTAGGCGATCGCATTAATATGACTAGCCGTTCTCAAAAATCATCTTGA
- a CDS encoding HhoA/HhoB/HtrA family serine endopeptidase: protein MKMIGSDLAIKNNVTQSLLDRWKAKNVLCMFVSGVAVLLSSCSLVPVNRFNPPQSQTQAQNPTNSNPVIAPPPIFSSSGGDPNFVVTVVQKVGPAVVRIDSSRTVTSRAPGEFSDPFYRRFFGDRVPSQPRQRVERGSGSGFIVNSSGQIITNSHVVDGADTVTVTLKDGRTFDGKVLGEDPVTDVAAIKIDANNLPTLPLGNSETLQPGEAVIAIGNPLGLNNTVTSGIISATGRSSSDIGASDKRVDYIQTDAAINPGNSGGPLLNARGEVIAMNTAIIRGAQGLGFAIPINTVQRISQELIANGKVDHPYLGVQMLTLTPEVKERIKNRLGDQLNIQTDDGVLLVGVVSRSPASVAGLRTGDVIKRINNQPVTKVEEVQKLVENSKIGSTLQIQVERNGQIAQVGVQTAPLPVQRES from the coding sequence ATGAAGATGATAGGCTCTGATTTAGCCATAAAAAATAATGTTACCCAGAGTTTGCTTGATAGATGGAAAGCAAAGAATGTTCTGTGTATGTTTGTCAGCGGAGTAGCAGTTTTACTTAGTAGTTGCTCTCTTGTACCTGTCAATAGATTTAATCCGCCACAAAGCCAGACTCAAGCCCAAAATCCAACAAACTCTAATCCGGTAATTGCCCCCCCGCCAATCTTCTCGTCCTCTGGAGGAGATCCTAACTTTGTAGTTACCGTAGTACAAAAGGTTGGGCCTGCGGTAGTTCGCATAGATTCTTCCAGAACAGTTACTTCTCGTGCGCCAGGCGAATTTAGCGATCCATTTTATCGGCGGTTTTTTGGAGACAGAGTACCATCACAGCCGAGACAACGGGTAGAGCGGGGTAGCGGCTCTGGATTTATTGTTAATTCTTCAGGACAAATTATCACCAATTCCCATGTTGTAGATGGTGCTGATACAGTGACAGTCACACTCAAAGATGGGCGGACTTTTGACGGCAAAGTGCTAGGTGAAGATCCGGTAACAGATGTGGCTGCAATTAAAATTGATGCCAATAATCTGCCAACCCTACCTCTGGGTAATTCCGAAACTTTGCAACCAGGAGAAGCTGTAATTGCGATCGGCAACCCTTTAGGTTTGAATAATACCGTAACTTCTGGGATTATTAGTGCTACAGGTCGCTCTAGTAGTGATATTGGTGCTAGCGACAAGCGGGTAGATTACATTCAAACGGATGCTGCAATTAACCCTGGTAACTCTGGTGGCCCACTGTTAAATGCTCGCGGTGAGGTAATAGCAATGAATACAGCCATTATTCGAGGCGCTCAAGGCTTGGGTTTTGCTATTCCCATCAACACAGTACAAAGAATTTCTCAGGAATTAATTGCTAATGGCAAGGTGGATCATCCTTATTTAGGTGTTCAAATGCTAACACTGACACCAGAAGTCAAAGAAAGAATAAAAAATAGACTTGGGGATCAGTTAAATATTCAAACAGATGATGGTGTGTTGCTGGTTGGTGTAGTGTCGCGATCGCCTGCTTCTGTAGCTGGGCTACGGACTGGTGATGTGATTAAAAGAATCAATAACCAACCTGTTACCAAAGTTGAAGAAGTTCAGAAGCTAGTAGAAAATAGCAAAATAGGTAGCACTTTACAAATACAAGTAGAACGCAACGGACAAATTGCCCAAGTAGGAGTGCAAACTGCTCCTTTACCAGTCCAGAGGGAAAGCTGA
- the def gene encoding peptide deformylase produces the protein MSELMPIIQLGNPTLRQKAAWVDNIQDEQIQKLIDDLITAVGKANGVGIAAPQVAESYRLFIVASRPNPRYPNAPEMEPTAMINPRITAHSAEVVKGWEGCLSVPGIRGLVPRYQSIEVEYTDRYGNLQKQELTDFVARIFQHEYDHLDGIVFVDRLENTLDMITEQEYQQRVVNNT, from the coding sequence ATGTCTGAATTAATGCCCATCATTCAATTAGGCAATCCGACACTGCGCCAAAAGGCTGCTTGGGTTGACAATATTCAAGATGAGCAGATCCAAAAGTTAATTGATGACTTAATCACCGCTGTTGGTAAGGCTAACGGCGTGGGAATTGCTGCACCTCAAGTAGCAGAATCCTATCGTTTATTTATTGTGGCTTCCCGTCCTAATCCAAGGTATCCTAACGCCCCGGAAATGGAACCTACTGCTATGATTAATCCTAGAATTACTGCTCATTCAGCTGAAGTTGTGAAAGGTTGGGAAGGTTGTTTGAGTGTTCCAGGGATTAGAGGCTTAGTTCCTCGGTATCAGTCTATTGAAGTGGAATACACTGACCGTTATGGCAACTTGCAAAAGCAAGAATTAACTGATTTTGTTGCTCGTATCTTTCAACATGAGTACGATCATCTAGATGGTATCGTTTTTGTAGATCGCTTAGAAAACACACTCGACATGATCACTGAACAGGAATACCAACAACGAGTCGTTAACAATACTTAA
- a CDS encoding HMA2 domain-containing protein has translation MSSDLIFTQRQSDEVKVNSNTSKAVAQSQVQLPFGGLEIIHATSGRVRIRTIDGSFNSSLESISERLRQQYGVREVAVNQQTGSIVVTFDEKKLSLAQVLRLLEQFGIHQVQASPESVSNKDPFAAWKSIDFWKEQSISFIPLMTGLAVTGRLGISGLAAIPVYMITADATRRVIDFVGSQVSVTEEEDKQTRKTPPLAQNLRQEKEAQNLGGQEDKENLNISSAPSASSTPPAYSVVHAIEGRIRFHLPLLALDRAYARRLERLVKTDPQVLSVRVNDHAASIAIAYCPGKIEIAHWVSLMELALHTNPPTNLVKTTELQPPPKPVTQSAESIETRTEETLNLSSLWADLKPSALSYSLAFMANFPL, from the coding sequence ATGTCTTCTGACTTAATCTTTACTCAGCGCCAAAGCGATGAAGTAAAAGTTAATAGCAATACAAGCAAAGCAGTTGCACAGTCACAAGTGCAACTGCCTTTTGGCGGATTGGAAATTATTCATGCTACTAGTGGGCGAGTAAGAATTCGCACTATTGACGGTAGTTTTAATTCGAGTTTAGAGAGTATATCCGAACGTTTACGGCAGCAATATGGTGTGAGGGAAGTTGCTGTCAATCAGCAAACAGGCAGTATTGTTGTCACTTTTGATGAAAAGAAGCTGTCTTTAGCGCAAGTGTTGAGGCTACTGGAACAATTTGGTATTCATCAGGTTCAGGCTTCGCCTGAGTCAGTGAGTAATAAAGATCCTTTTGCTGCATGGAAATCAATTGATTTTTGGAAAGAGCAGTCTATTTCGTTTATTCCGTTAATGACGGGGTTGGCAGTGACAGGAAGATTGGGAATTAGCGGTTTAGCTGCGATTCCAGTCTACATGATTACAGCAGATGCAACTCGTCGAGTAATTGATTTTGTAGGATCTCAAGTTTCGGTAACTGAAGAGGAAGATAAGCAGACAAGGAAAACTCCTCCACTCGCGCAGAATCTCCGCCAGGAAAAGGAGGCTCAAAACTTAGGAGGACAAGAAGACAAAGAGAATCTTAATATCTCCTCTGCTCCCTCTGCCTCGTCCACTCCTCCTGCTTACAGTGTTGTTCATGCAATTGAGGGACGTATCAGATTTCATTTGCCTCTACTTGCTCTGGATCGTGCCTATGCGCGGCGCTTAGAGAGGTTAGTGAAAACTGATCCCCAAGTGCTGAGTGTGCGCGTGAATGATCATGCAGCATCGATCGCGATCGCTTATTGCCCTGGGAAGATTGAAATTGCTCATTGGGTGAGTTTAATGGAATTAGCTTTGCACACAAACCCACCCACAAATCTAGTTAAAACAACAGAGCTGCAACCGCCTCCAAAGCCAGTTACTCAGTCAGCTGAATCGATAGAGACAAGAACGGAAGAAACTTTAAACTTATCGAGTTTATGGGCCGATTTGAAGCCTTCAGCTCTGTCTTATTCCTTAGCCTTCATGGCGAACTTTCCGTTATAG